In one window of Polaromonas naphthalenivorans CJ2 DNA:
- a CDS encoding copper-binding protein gives MKGAVAVASSGQPAKPAMGMSGMSGTSDMTKVNDVNSPAPKMDMKGMEMSSGEVKKIDKQAQKITLKHGPIKNLDMPGMTMVFKVADPSLLDKVKAGDTVKFTAEDQGGAMVVTAIEAVK, from the coding sequence ATGAAAGGCGCGGTGGCCGTGGCCTCCAGCGGCCAGCCCGCCAAGCCCGCCATGGGCATGAGCGGCATGAGCGGCACGAGCGACATGACCAAGGTCAACGACGTGAACAGCCCGGCCCCGAAAATGGACATGAAGGGCATGGAGATGAGCAGCGGCGAGGTGAAGAAAATTGACAAGCAAGCGCAAAAAATTACCCTCAAGCACGGCCCCATCAAAAACCTGGACATGCCGGGCATGACGATGGTGTTCAAAGTCGCGGACCCGTCCTTGCTGGACAAGGTCAAGGCCGGCGACACGGTGAAATTCACCGCTGAAGACCAGGGCGGCGCCATGGTCGTCACGGCGATTGAAGCCGTCAAATAA